A DNA window from Capnocytophaga sp. ARDL2 contains the following coding sequences:
- a CDS encoding DEAD/DEAH box helicase, with amino-acid sequence MNTFNQFNLPKSLQKALDELGFETPTPIQEKSFSVILSGRDVMGIAQTGTGKTLAYLLPILKQWKFSETLSPKVVIIVPVRELVVQVVEEIEKLTKYMSVRSLGVYGGVNINTQKNSIYEGVDIIVGTPGRIMDLALDNVLKFDAVQKLVIDEFDEILNLGFRVQLVSILSMMREKRQNILFSATMTEEVDELIDDYFNFPEEVSLSPSGTPLEQIEQKAIHAPNFLTKINLLKHYLNEDETMTRLIVFVNSKRLVDFVLEQLEEDFPEQFGAIHSNKTQNYRLNTLEAFQKSELRGLVTTDIMARGLDISDVTHVVNLQLPEISEQYIHRIGRTGRADKNGVAWSFISPKEEELQLEIEELMDYEIPIYEIPDEVEIEVKKLEFEKDRVKMKKSVKRAEVERGAAFHEKKDKNKKVNLGGPGKRNPKKSAPRNRAVERKRAAKRKRG; translated from the coding sequence ATGAATACATTCAATCAATTCAATTTACCGAAATCATTGCAAAAAGCCTTGGACGAACTCGGCTTTGAAACTCCAACACCTATTCAAGAAAAATCGTTCTCGGTAATCTTATCGGGAAGAGATGTGATGGGGATTGCTCAAACGGGTACGGGAAAAACTTTAGCCTATCTGTTGCCAATCTTGAAACAATGGAAATTTTCGGAAACGCTTTCTCCAAAGGTGGTAATCATAGTGCCTGTACGCGAATTGGTGGTACAAGTGGTAGAGGAAATCGAAAAACTTACCAAATACATGTCGGTTCGCTCATTGGGAGTTTATGGTGGTGTAAATATCAACACACAAAAAAACTCTATTTACGAAGGGGTGGACATTATCGTGGGTACACCAGGGCGTATTATGGACTTGGCATTGGACAATGTGTTGAAATTTGACGCTGTACAAAAATTGGTGATTGATGAATTTGATGAAATTTTGAATTTAGGATTCCGAGTGCAATTGGTTTCTATTTTGAGTATGATGCGTGAAAAACGCCAGAATATCTTGTTTTCGGCTACTATGACAGAAGAGGTGGACGAATTGATCGATGACTATTTCAATTTTCCAGAAGAAGTATCGTTGAGTCCATCGGGAACACCATTGGAACAAATCGAACAAAAAGCCATTCACGCTCCCAATTTTTTGACAAAAATCAATTTGTTGAAACATTATTTAAACGAAGACGAAACTATGACTCGATTGATTGTGTTTGTCAATTCCAAACGATTGGTCGATTTTGTGTTGGAGCAATTGGAAGAAGATTTCCCAGAGCAATTTGGAGCAATTCACTCCAACAAAACACAAAATTACCGTTTAAATACCTTAGAAGCCTTTCAAAAAAGTGAATTGAGAGGGTTGGTTACAACCGATATTATGGCTCGTGGATTGGATATTTCTGACGTAACGCATGTGGTAAACCTGCAATTGCCAGAAATATCCGAGCAGTACATTCACCGTATTGGTCGTACGGGTAGGGCAGATAAAAACGGTGTAGCGTGGAGTTTTATTTCTCCAAAAGAAGAAGAACTACAGTTGGAAATAGAGGAGTTGATGGATTATGAAATTCCAATATACGAAATTCCAGACGAAGTAGAAATCGAAGTAAAAAAACTCGAGTTTGAAAAAGACCGTGTAAAAATGAAAAAATCTGTGAAAAGAGCTGAAGTAGAAAGAGGAGCCGCTTTTCATGAGAAAAAAGACAAAAACAAAAAGGTAAATTTAGGAGGACCAGGTAAGCGAAACCCTAAAAAATCAGCACCACGCAACCGAGCAGTCGAACGCAAAAGAGCCGCAAAGAGGAAGAGAGGATAA
- a CDS encoding helix-turn-helix domain-containing protein, translating into MEKKVLLKESNLKMKPWIFMLLKFFILAEKKQNLLKKIYQKKTGIDKSYISIIENGLVQPTVGTFLKLLNAMGLRFDVGKIA; encoded by the coding sequence ATGGAAAAGAAGGTTCTGCTGAAAGAGAGCAATTTGAAAATGAAGCCATGGATTTTTATGCTTCTCAAATTTTTTATTTTAGCAGAAAAGAAGCAAAACTTACTCAAAAAGATTTATCAGAAAAAAACAGGAATAGACAAAAGTTATATTTCTATAATTGAAAACGGATTGGTTCAACCTACAGTTGGTACTTTTTTAAAACTACTCAACGCAATGGGATTGAGATTTGATGTTGGTAAAATAGCATAA
- the galE gene encoding UDP-glucose 4-epimerase GalE, translating to MKILITGGLGFIGSHTVVSLVENGFTPIIIDNCSNSSEEVLMQIETIIGKPLTFYKEDVTDGLALDRIFTTEKDIKGVIHFAAAKAVGESVENPLKYYHNNITGLVQLLTIMQNHQVNNMIFSSSCTVYGQVEKMPITEDAPVQAPISPYGNTKKVGEEIIQDVAKSSDLQAILLRYFNPIGAHPSALIGELPLGVPQNLLPFITQTAVGIREKLSVFGSDYPTPDGTCIRDYIHVLDLADAHVIALKRLMNQQQESNIEIYNIGTGKGTSVLEMITAFEEVTQQSLPYEMAPRREGDTTIAFADTTLVNEKLGWKAQRTLEESLDSAWKWQLNISNKTL from the coding sequence ATGAAAATACTTATTACAGGAGGATTGGGATTTATAGGATCACATACTGTGGTTTCGTTAGTTGAAAACGGTTTTACTCCTATTATTATAGACAATTGTAGCAATTCTTCAGAAGAGGTTTTAATGCAAATCGAAACCATCATAGGCAAACCTTTGACATTTTATAAAGAAGATGTAACCGATGGATTGGCATTAGACAGAATTTTTACTACCGAAAAAGACATCAAAGGCGTAATTCACTTTGCTGCGGCAAAAGCGGTGGGAGAGAGTGTGGAAAATCCTTTGAAATACTATCATAACAACATTACAGGATTGGTGCAATTGCTTACCATAATGCAAAATCACCAAGTAAACAATATGATTTTCAGTTCATCTTGTACGGTTTATGGTCAGGTAGAAAAAATGCCGATTACCGAAGATGCACCTGTACAAGCTCCGATATCGCCGTATGGAAACACCAAAAAAGTAGGAGAGGAGATTATACAAGATGTGGCAAAGAGCAGTGATTTACAAGCTATTTTGTTGAGGTATTTCAATCCGATTGGAGCTCATCCCTCTGCATTGATAGGGGAATTGCCTTTGGGAGTTCCGCAAAATTTATTACCTTTTATTACGCAAACTGCGGTAGGAATTAGAGAAAAACTCTCTGTTTTTGGTAGTGATTATCCAACGCCAGATGGTACATGTATTCGCGATTATATCCATGTGTTGGACTTGGCAGATGCTCATGTGATTGCCCTAAAACGATTGATGAATCAACAACAAGAATCGAATATAGAAATTTACAACATAGGCACAGGAAAAGGAACTTCGGTGTTGGAAATGATTACTGCTTTTGAAGAAGTTACTCAACAATCCTTGCCTTATGAAATGGCACCAAGACGCGAAGGCGACACCACGATTGCATTTGCCGATACCACTTTGGTAAACGAAAAATTGGGTTGGAAAGCACAGCGAACATTGGAAGAATCACTGGACAGTGCTTGGAAATGGCAGTTAAATATCAGTAATAAAACGCTATAA
- a CDS encoding DUF2750 domain-containing protein, whose protein sequence is MKTFVQKIVSTDKIFTLNHQEEVAFVGSNLFTMNDGSPVPVWCFWSDENLARKHKQADWSSFEVMEIPLGNFLEDILVSITNEGYIVGFDFNEELIGTEVDPIDLLLEIITQLKANHQSVEFEYFKDLNDLETQARKLL, encoded by the coding sequence ATGAAAACTTTTGTACAAAAAATAGTTTCAACAGATAAGATTTTCACATTAAACCATCAGGAAGAAGTCGCATTTGTAGGTTCCAATTTGTTTACCATGAATGATGGTTCACCAGTGCCTGTATGGTGTTTTTGGTCGGATGAAAATTTAGCAAGAAAACACAAACAAGCCGATTGGTCATCATTTGAAGTTATGGAAATTCCGTTGGGAAATTTTTTAGAAGATATATTGGTATCGATTACCAACGAAGGATATATTGTAGGATTTGATTTTAACGAAGAATTAATCGGAACCGAAGTCGATCCCATAGATTTGCTATTGGAAATCATTACCCAATTGAAAGCCAACCATCAATCGGTAGAATTTGAATATTTCAAAGACCTAAATGATTTAGAAACCCAAGCGAGGAAATTGTTGTAA
- a CDS encoding EamA/RhaT family transporter has protein sequence MELLVVSILCSVSVGVLFKFAKLNFSQLLWVLFFGYIVCFLAGYFLLVDTSVIEFLNSFSNLKWQEYSFIFILSLILPYVFISLQKSIVTQGVAKTDLVQRMSLLIPILASFRIFKEQFSWNKLVAILFGFVSIFLILNKQGSDVKNNDFKPLIIVFLGYGIVDVLFKFLTTLPFKTLLTFIFLGCLISTLFYIILKKLTFSWKSLPIGFALGILNFTNIFTYLSAHKAMKDAPTIVFTSMNLGVICLGALVGVLIFKEKLSKLNFIGIISAIFAIIILNFKLLFS, from the coding sequence ATGGAATTATTAGTCGTAAGTATTTTGTGTAGTGTTTCGGTTGGAGTGTTGTTTAAATTTGCTAAACTCAATTTTTCACAATTGCTTTGGGTTTTGTTTTTTGGATATATCGTTTGTTTTTTGGCTGGATATTTTTTGTTAGTTGATACGTCAGTTATTGAGTTTTTAAATAGTTTTTCTAACCTTAAATGGCAAGAATATTCTTTTATATTTATTCTCTCACTTATATTACCTTATGTTTTTATTTCTCTGCAAAAATCTATAGTTACACAAGGTGTTGCAAAAACTGATTTGGTACAACGAATGTCATTGTTGATTCCGATTTTGGCGAGTTTTAGGATTTTTAAAGAACAATTTTCATGGAATAAATTGGTTGCAATACTATTCGGTTTTGTCAGTATTTTTTTAATTCTCAACAAACAAGGTTCAGACGTTAAAAACAATGATTTTAAACCTCTTATTATCGTATTTTTAGGTTATGGAATCGTTGATGTTCTCTTTAAATTTTTGACTACACTTCCTTTCAAGACTTTGTTAACATTTATCTTTTTAGGTTGTCTTATATCAACTCTATTTTATATAATATTGAAAAAACTAACATTTTCTTGGAAATCTTTACCTATTGGTTTCGCTTTAGGAATATTAAATTTTACTAATATATTTACTTATTTATCAGCTCATAAAGCTATGAAAGATGCCCCTACTATCGTATTTACTAGTATGAATTTAGGTGTTATCTGCTTGGGTGCATTGGTGGGAGTTTTAATTTTTAAAGAAAAACTTTCAAAATTGAATTTTATTGGAATTATTTCTGCAATTTTTGCGATTATCATTTTGAATTTTAAATTATTGTTTAGCTAA